The Vicia villosa cultivar HV-30 ecotype Madison, WI linkage group LG1, Vvil1.0, whole genome shotgun sequence genome includes a region encoding these proteins:
- the LOC131645053 gene encoding leucine-rich repeat extensin-like protein 2 has translation MENYSYQSYPDSGESSPRSREIDFENPPTPIPWEEQQQHQQQQHQQQSSNNYKAKFMCSYGGKIQPRTHDNQLSYVGGETKILAVDRTIKFSSMISKLCSLIEAPDVSFKYQLPGEDLDALISVTNDDDLDHMMHEYDRLYRASARPARMRLFLFVNDSDSVSNSSNSNSNPPDPVKGSNVDYLFGIEKVALAPPVVAPVPARVPEPVSAPPEYVLRPGLNLNPSDRVIGSDPGLDIQRQLQRMQIAENEQNAYRRKSEENHLVGNYPPGDYYVQKTTPEKFPMTNFTPPPPPPQQQHHTGYWQEKPVSGEAYPPVAPGGGDQPQPVYMVPAPGNYYHAPVMRPPVSQGYYAVQRMSSEGYREAQVYGGAPPSKAPPGVSATYAAAQPVKGPAYAEGVSVVRSTGLPDNTPGSNSYAQVAYDSASGRQVYYNTPGGVVHPPPYQGVAAPVTTDVKVMSKISQGSV, from the coding sequence ATGGAGAACTATTCATACCAATCATACCCAGATTCAGGAGAATCTTCCCCTCGTTCCAGAGAAATCGACTTCGAAAACCCACCCACACCAATACCATgggaagaacaacaacaacatcaacaacaacagcaCCAACAACAAAGTAGTAACAACTACAAAGCCAAGTTCATGTGCAGCTACGGTGGCAAGATCCAACCACGAACACACGACAACCAACTCTCTTACGTCGGTGGCGAAACCAAAATCCTAGCCGTTGATCGCACCATCAAATTCTCATCAATGATCTCTAAACTCTGTTCTCTCATCGAAGCACCTGATGTTTCTTTCAAGTACCAACTACCTGGCGAGGATCTCGATGCTCTTATTTCTGTTACAAACGACGATGATCTCGACCACATGATGCATGAATACGATCGTCTCTACCGTGCTTCCGCTAGACCCGCACGTATGCGATTATTCCTCTTTGTTAACGATTCTGATTCTGTTTCAAATAGTTCTAATTCTAATTCTAACCCACCCGACCCGGTTAAAGGTTCTAATGTTGATTATCTGTTTGGAATTGAAAAGGTCGCTCTTGCTCCACCCGTTGTTGCTCCGGTTCCGGCACGGGTGCCGGAACCGGTTTCTGCACCGCCTGAGTATGTTCTTCGACCCGGTTTGAATTTGAATCCATCTGATCGGGTTATTGGTTCGGATCCGGGTTTGGATATTCAGAGGCAGTTACAGCGGATGCAGATAGCGGAGAATGAACAGAATGCGTATCGGAGAAAAAGTGAAGAGAACCACCTCGTCGGAAATTATCCTCCCGGAGATTATTACGTTCAGAAAACTACGCCTGAGAAATTTCCGATGACGAACTtcacaccaccaccaccaccaccgcaGCAGCAGCATCACACTGGTTACTGGCAGGAGAAGCCAGTTTCCGGCGAGGCTTATCCACCGGTTGCTCCTGGAGGAGGTGACCAGCCTCAGCCGGTTTATATGGTACCAGCGCCGGGGAATTACTATCATGCGCCGGTGATGCGTCCGCCGGTGAGTCAAGGATACTACGCGGTGCAACGAATGTCATCTGAGGGTTACCGTGAAGCGCAGGTTTACGGCGGAGCTCCACCCTCCAAAGCGCCACCGGGAGTGTCGGCGACATATGCAGCGGCGCAACCGGTTAAAGGTCCGGCGTATGCGGAAGGTGTTAGTGTGGTTCGATCAACTGGATTACCGGATAATACACCAGGTTCAAATTCGTACGCACAGGTGGCGTATGATAGTGCCAGTGGTAGACAAGTTTATTATAATACGCCGGGTGGTGTAGTACACCCGCCGCCGTATCAAGGAGTTGCTGCACCCGTCACCACTGACGTTAAAGTGATGAGCAAGATTTCTCAAGGTTCAGTGTGA